GGCCGGGGTCACCCCTCCTCCTCAGGGCCAATACAATAACCGATTTTTGGATGATGTCTGCGCCTTCGGCGCGGATGATGTTGAGGGTCTATCTACCGGCGTGTGATCAAAAAACTACGTTTTCAGATGATCGATGACACTAGAAACTTCACGCCACTCATAACGCTGAGTTGAAGCTGCATGGCGAGGGGACTCTTTCCCGTCCCCCACTCGGCGACAAGGATTCCGACAGATTTCGTGGGGATAAGGTCTTCCACGATGAAGGATGCTTCCCCTGCGTTGGGCTCAAGATCAGCGTAGGTCTGGAGTCCACAGCGTTCACACCCCTTAACGAACTTCTTGATTCCGGCGAACCACTCACGCATTTGCGCTTTCGCTTCCTCGTTGTTTGGAAACTGTTCCTCCATGTACGCCTCAATGTTTTCATCGGTGATGATGACGGGATCAAAGGGACCCATATCACTGAACGGCTTCGGCTGGGAAGGTCCCGTCATATCT
Above is a genomic segment from Terriglobia bacterium containing:
- a CDS encoding AAA family ATPase, whose protein sequence is MTGPSQPKPFSDMGPFDPVIITDENIEAYMEEQFPNNEEAKAQMREWFAGIKKFVKGCERCGLQTYADLEPNAGEASFIVEDLIPTKSVGILVAEWGTGKSPLAMQLQLSVMSGVKFLVSSII